One part of the Solanum dulcamara chromosome 8, daSolDulc1.2, whole genome shotgun sequence genome encodes these proteins:
- the LOC129900397 gene encoding actin-depolymerizing factor 2-like: MANSASGMAVHDDCKLKFLELKTKRAFRFIVFKIEEKQIIVEKLGEPAESYEDFCTHLPADECRYAVYDFDFLTKESVPKSRIFFITWCPDTSKVRSKMIYASSKDRFKRELDGIQIELQATDPTEMGLDVFKSRAN; this comes from the exons ATG GCTAACTCTGCATCAGGCATGGCTGTGCACGATGATTGCAAactgaaatttttggagttgaaAACTAAAAGGGCCTTCCGCTTCATAGTATTCAAGATCGAGGAAAAGCAAATCATTGTGGAAAAGCTTGGTGAGCCAGCTGAAAGTTACGAGGACTTCTGTACACACCTGCCTGCAGATGAGTGTCGTTATGCAGTCTATGATTTTGACTTTCTGACAAAGGAGAGTGTACCAAAGAGCAGGATCTTCTTTATTACATG GTGTCCCGATACCTCTAAGGTTAGAAGCAAAATGATCTATGCTAGTTCCAAGGATAGATTTAAGAGGGAGCTGGACGGGATTCAGATTGAGCTGCAAGCAACTGATCCTACTGAGATGGGTCTGGATGTTTTCAAAAGCCGCGCCAACTAA
- the LOC129899768 gene encoding uncharacterized protein LOC129899768, whose amino-acid sequence MDLPESNSVHWKTKFIDGLPSLFAERIRKTLRGNNTAIPYDVFTYGQLIDTCTQEGLNLCNELKLAQQLKAKSKSEKSQLGDFCTQFAVARPSQKSGKKFKKHRRSREDKPYKYRRSKEKREEKKVHRKSNRFTKNHSKRDLSKIKCYECGQYGHIAPNCKLQKLKSLNLAEDVHDKIYGLLYTSGSESDYYSETELSAEGSESEIALIDFSDNENEASPKCGINCTSNNCSCKTYEFYKLQSQFQDLNMHTITSDNVIELLKEISDEETRSKIIKLASATSSQPNSQC is encoded by the coding sequence ATGGACTTGCCAGAAAGCAATAGTGTCCATTGGAAAACTAAATTCATAGATGGTCTTCCTTCTTTATTTGCAGAAAGAATTCGAAAGACTCTACGAGGAAACAATACTGCTATTCCATATGATGTTTTTACTTATGGCCAGTTAATTGACACTTGCACCCAAGAAGGATTAAATTTGTGCAATGAGCTAAAATTAGCTCAGCAACTAAAGGCGAAAAGTAAATCAGAAAAATCCCAACTAGGAGATTTCTGTACTCAATTCGCTGTTGCAAGACCTTCTCAAAAATCaggtaaaaaatttaaaaaacatcGTCGTTCTAGGGAAGATAAGCCCTATAAATATCGACGAAGCaaagaaaaacgtgaagaaaaGAAAGTTCACCGTAAATCTAATAGATTTACAAAAAACCACTCTAAGAGAGATCTTAGCAAaataaaatgctatgaatgtggtCAATACGGGCATATTGCTCCAAATTGTAAATTACAAAAACTTAAAAGCTTAAATCTTGCTGAAGATGTTCATGATAAAATTTATGGTTTATTATACACTTCGGGTTCAGAATCTGACTATTACTCTGAGACCGAATTAAGTGCTGAAGGATCAGAAAGTGAAATTGCGCTTATTGACTTTTCTGATAATGAGAATGAAGCTTCTCCCAAATGCGGCATAAATTGCACAAGTAATAATTGTTCCTGCAAAacatatgagttttataaactacagtctcaatttcaagatttgaatatgcATACTATCACTTCTGATAATGTGATTGAACTTCTAAAAGAAATATCAGATGAAGAAACTAGgagtaaaattattaaattagcTTCAGCAACCAGCTCCCAACCTAATAGCCAATGTTAA